The segment GTTAAGCTGTTTTTTTATCTGCTCGATTATCCTCTCATCCCCATCCACCACAATCGTCATCCTGGAAATCTCGGGATTGTCTGTCGGGCCAACGGCGAGGCTTTCGATATTGAAGCCCCGCCGGGCAAAAAGTCCTGCGACTCTTGAAAGAACCCCGGGATGATTTTCAACTAATACTGCCAAAGTAGCTTTCATAAGCCTCCTCCTTTCTTAGCATACTCTTTACCCGCGCCTCCATCGTCAATATGCATTCCAAGAGAAAACTGCCCTCTTCTTGAAGCATCGTCGAAATTGCTTTTTTAAGCGCATTTTTTCTTTCCACTTTCAATGCTTTTATTCCGTAACTTTCGGACAGCTTTACAAAATCGGGAAGAAATCCGAAATGTACCTGGCTATACCTTCCCCCGCAGTGAATATCCTGCAGTTCCTTTACGAGCCCCAAGCCCCTGTTGTTGAAGAGTATTATCTTCACCGAAAGGTCGTTTTCCCTGAGCGTCGCAAGTTCCGCAAAATTCATCTGGAAACTGCCGTCCCCAGTTATGTGAATCACCTGCTTTTTTGGGTTTGCAATTTTAGCACCTATGGCCGCCGGAAGGCCGTAACCCATGGTGCCAAGCCCGCCGGATGTTATGAAGCTCCTTGGGTACTTAAATTTATAGTACCTGGCCGTCCACATCTGATGAGCTCCCACGTCAGTAGTAATTATCAAATCACCTTTCGTTTGTTCATAAAGTTCCCCTATTATGTCCAATGGTGAAATATCGCTACACCCCTCTACGAGTTCCTTGCCTTTCAAACCTTCCAAATATTCCTTCCAATCTTTTCTAGACCGCTTTTCTATTCTCTTTAATAGTTCGCAGAGGACATTTTTTATGTCTCCCACGATTGGGATATCGACTTTTACATTCTTTCCTATCTCTGCCGGGTCCACATCAATGTGTATTATTTTCGCATTCTCATCGAATCCTCTTGCTCCACCGGTTAATCTGTCGTTAAACCGACAGCCTAAAGCAACTATCAAATCGGCCTTTTTCAAGGCTTCGTTGGCCCAGGGCATACCGTGGGTACCCGCCATCCCCAAAAAGAGAGAATGCTCCCCTGGAAAAGAACTTATCCCCATCAAGGAAACCGCTACTGGAATATCGGCGGTTTCGGAAAGAATTTTTAGCTCCTCATAAGCCCCGGAGGATACCACCCCACCGCCGGCTAAAATTACCGGCCTTTTTGCATTATTTATTGCCTCCGCAGCCTTTATAATTTGCAGCGGATGCCCTTGCAGCGTAGGCTTATACCCTTTTAAAAACACTTCCCTTGGGTAAACAAAGTCTATTTTATCTCTTGCCACATCTTTCGGCAGATCTATCAAAACGGGCCCCGGCCGACCTGTGGAGGCTATGTGGAAAGCCTCCTTAACTATCCTTGGTATATCGCTTGCATTTTTGACAAGATAATTGTGTTTTGTAAAAGGCGCAGTAGCCCCCGTTATATCCACTTCCTGGAACATGTCGCCGCCTATCTGGCTTAGTGGCACCTGTCCTGTTATGGCGACGATCGGTATTGAGTCCATATAGGCCGTCGCTATGCCTGTCACCAAGTTTGTCGCACCAGGCCCTGATGTAGCAATACAAACCCCCACTTTCCCCGAAACCCTGGCATATCCGCTGGCCGCATGGGCTGCCGCCTGTTCCGAACGGGTAAGCACATGCTTAATTTTTTTGTTATAAAACAGTGCATCGTATACTTCTAATACCGCTCCTCCCGGATAACCGAAGACCACTTCTACTTTTTCTTCTTCCAAACACTTTACTAATGCCTCAGCGCCTGTAATCCGCATTATCTTCCCACCCCTTTTTTGGTAAAAAAAATCGCCCCCGATACGTAACGTATCAGGGGCGAGGTCTTCCTCGCGTTACCACCCTGCTTTACCCGAAATTCTCTATTTCGGGCCTCATTTTTTAACGCTCTAGAGCGGCTCCGGGCTACTTTAAATTTTCACCCGGGCTGTTCAGGAGCGAGAAAGAACGCCAGCTCGGTACCGGCTCTCACCTTCCCCGGCTCTCTTTGACCGGCCAGCCGTCCTGCTCTCCTTCATCACAATTGACTATTTTATGTTTTGAGCGATATTTTAACATCTTAAATTCTCTTTTGTCAAGAGGGTTTTTGAAATTTTTGATGTTTTTTATAAAATTCCTTTATTGACAGGCTAACTGCGGTTTCATATAATAACAAAAAATGTCTTATTCCGTAATGATTTTAAAATTCTTATGCAGGGAGGAACTTAAAATGCTGAGCGATAGGGTCAAATCAGGCCCCGAAAGGGCTCCGCATCGGTCGCTGTTTTATGCAATGGGCTATACCCCTGAAGAACTACAAAGACCACTCATTGCCGTAGTAAATGCCCACAACGAGGTAGTTCCAGGGCATTATCACCTTGAC is part of the Caldanaerovirga acetigignens genome and harbors:
- the ilvB gene encoding biosynthetic-type acetolactate synthase large subunit, producing MRITGAEALVKCLEEEKVEVVFGYPGGAVLEVYDALFYNKKIKHVLTRSEQAAAHAASGYARVSGKVGVCIATSGPGATNLVTGIATAYMDSIPIVAITGQVPLSQIGGDMFQEVDITGATAPFTKHNYLVKNASDIPRIVKEAFHIASTGRPGPVLIDLPKDVARDKIDFVYPREVFLKGYKPTLQGHPLQIIKAAEAINNAKRPVILAGGGVVSSGAYEELKILSETADIPVAVSLMGISSFPGEHSLFLGMAGTHGMPWANEALKKADLIVALGCRFNDRLTGGARGFDENAKIIHIDVDPAEIGKNVKVDIPIVGDIKNVLCELLKRIEKRSRKDWKEYLEGLKGKELVEGCSDISPLDIIGELYEQTKGDLIITTDVGAHQMWTARYYKFKYPRSFITSGGLGTMGYGLPAAIGAKIANPKKQVIHITGDGSFQMNFAELATLRENDLSVKIILFNNRGLGLVKELQDIHCGGRYSQVHFGFLPDFVKLSESYGIKALKVERKNALKKAISTMLQEEGSFLLECILTMEARVKSMLRKEEAYESYFGSIS